One segment of Niveibacterium microcysteis DNA contains the following:
- the minE gene encoding cell division topological specificity factor MinE, with product MSWLSDLFVQKKPRPADIARERLTVVIARQRSDESASSPDFLPDLQKDLIAVISKYVTVNPNDISVQLEKQDNYEALKVNIVLPEHGAAR from the coding sequence ATGTCGTGGCTGTCCGACCTCTTCGTTCAGAAGAAACCCCGGCCCGCTGACATCGCGCGCGAGCGCCTGACGGTCGTCATCGCCCGTCAGCGCTCGGATGAAAGCGCCTCGAGCCCGGACTTCCTGCCAGACCTGCAAAAAGACTTGATCGCGGTGATCTCGAAATACGTGACGGTGAATCCGAACGATATTTCCGTCCAGCTTGAGAAGCAGGACAACTACGAAGCGCTCAAGGTAAACATCGTGCTGCCCGAGCACGGCGCAGCGCGCTAA
- the pgsA gene encoding CDP-diacylglycerol--glycerol-3-phosphate 3-phosphatidyltransferase has protein sequence MQPNIPNTLTWARIVLIPLFVGVFYLPASWLGLADKNLWACVMFVLAAVTDWFDGYLARKLGQTSAFGAFLDPVADKLMVGAALVMLVELGRVDALIAFVIIGREITISALREWMAQVGASRSVAVSFIGKLKTTAQMIAIPVLLYDGTLLGFHVRQTGTVLIWVAAVLTLWSMGYYLKRAAVALSEVEKS, from the coding sequence ATGCAGCCAAATATCCCAAACACTCTTACTTGGGCACGAATTGTCCTGATTCCGTTGTTTGTCGGCGTCTTCTACCTGCCCGCGAGCTGGCTGGGGCTGGCTGACAAGAATCTCTGGGCCTGTGTCATGTTCGTACTGGCGGCCGTGACCGATTGGTTCGACGGCTACCTGGCGCGCAAGTTGGGCCAGACCTCCGCATTTGGCGCGTTTCTGGATCCGGTGGCCGACAAACTGATGGTGGGCGCCGCCTTGGTAATGCTGGTCGAGCTTGGGCGCGTTGATGCGCTGATCGCCTTCGTCATCATCGGTCGCGAGATTACGATCTCGGCGCTGCGTGAGTGGATGGCGCAGGTGGGGGCGTCGCGCAGTGTCGCTGTGTCCTTCATCGGCAAGCTCAAAACCACCGCCCAGATGATTGCGATCCCGGTCTTGTTGTACGACGGCACGCTGCTCGGTTTTCATGTGCGCCAAACCGGCACGGTACTGATCTGGGTTGCGGCGGTTCTAACCCTGTGGTCAATGGGCTACTACCTCAAGCGCGCTGCTGTCGCGTTATCGGAAGTTGAAAAGAGTTGA
- the uvrC gene encoding excinuclease ABC subunit UvrC, with translation MIGADEEVLYVGKAKNLKRRVSSYFQKNHTSPRIALMVTRIERVDTTVVRSETEALILENNLIKSLKPRYNILFRDDKSYPYIMLSGDAFPRIAYYRGAFAKGSRYFGPFPSSWAARESVALIQRMFRLRTCEESVFANRSRPCLLHQIKRCTAPCVDLVSPEDYARDVRMATLFLEGRHGEIVDQLGVQMQQAAERFAYEEAAFFRDQIRALQTVLHKQFVDSGRDEDVDIVVAVEVAGVVCVNLAMVRGGRHLGDRPQFPLAGEGLGAADALLAFIEQHYQEHPAPTRLVLVGAPLDEARHLIDETLDLRMGVVAPRFEAEKAWADMADQNARLAIEVRLRESGRVTDQLEALRTALDLQDPPQRIECFDISHTMGEATVASCVVWEGGGMKKSEYRRFNISGIEPGDDYGAMRQALTRRYGKVAAGEGVRPDLILIDGGKGQVGVAHEVLVELGLESIAMLGVAKGEARKAGLEQLVFADGREPLVLGGEHAGLHLIQTVRDEAHRFAITGMRARRAKTRIGSRLDDIPGIGPTRRKKLIETFGGLAGVKNATVEDLCRVAGVNRKLAEAIYNALRD, from the coding sequence ATGATTGGTGCGGACGAGGAGGTGCTCTACGTCGGCAAGGCGAAGAACCTCAAGCGGCGTGTATCGAGTTACTTCCAGAAGAACCACACCAGTCCGCGTATCGCGCTGATGGTGACGCGGATCGAGCGCGTCGATACAACGGTCGTGCGCTCCGAGACCGAGGCGCTGATCCTCGAAAACAATCTCATCAAATCGCTCAAGCCGCGCTACAACATCCTGTTCCGCGACGACAAGAGCTATCCCTACATCATGCTCAGCGGCGATGCCTTCCCCCGCATCGCCTACTACCGTGGTGCCTTTGCAAAGGGCTCCCGTTACTTTGGGCCGTTCCCCAGTTCCTGGGCGGCGCGCGAGAGTGTCGCGCTGATCCAGCGCATGTTCCGTCTGCGCACCTGCGAAGAGAGCGTGTTCGCCAATCGCTCCCGTCCGTGCCTGCTGCACCAGATCAAGCGCTGCACCGCGCCGTGCGTCGATCTGGTTTCACCGGAAGACTATGCGCGTGATGTACGCATGGCGACGCTGTTCCTCGAAGGGCGTCACGGCGAAATCGTCGATCAGCTTGGTGTGCAGATGCAGCAGGCGGCTGAGCGTTTCGCCTACGAGGAGGCGGCGTTCTTTCGCGACCAGATCCGCGCCTTGCAGACGGTGTTGCACAAACAGTTTGTCGACTCGGGGCGCGACGAGGACGTCGATATCGTGGTGGCTGTCGAGGTGGCCGGCGTAGTCTGTGTGAACCTCGCGATGGTACGGGGCGGCCGCCATCTCGGTGATCGACCGCAGTTCCCGCTCGCCGGGGAGGGGCTCGGCGCAGCCGATGCCCTGCTGGCTTTCATTGAGCAGCACTACCAGGAACACCCCGCGCCGACGCGTCTAGTTCTCGTCGGCGCACCGCTGGACGAGGCTCGCCATCTGATCGACGAGACGCTGGATCTGCGGATGGGCGTTGTCGCACCACGCTTTGAGGCCGAGAAGGCGTGGGCCGACATGGCGGATCAGAATGCGCGTCTGGCGATCGAGGTGCGGCTGCGGGAGTCCGGCCGTGTGACGGACCAGTTGGAAGCGCTACGTACGGCGCTCGATTTGCAGGACCCTCCACAGCGTATCGAGTGCTTCGACATCAGCCACACCATGGGTGAAGCAACTGTCGCATCGTGTGTCGTGTGGGAAGGCGGCGGCATGAAGAAGTCCGAGTACCGTCGCTTCAATATCAGCGGTATTGAACCGGGTGACGACTACGGTGCGATGCGACAGGCACTCACGCGACGCTATGGCAAGGTTGCCGCGGGTGAGGGCGTTCGTCCGGATCTGATCCTGATCGACGGTGGCAAGGGCCAGGTTGGCGTGGCGCACGAGGTGCTCGTCGAGCTCGGACTTGAGTCGATTGCCATGCTCGGTGTGGCCAAGGGCGAGGCACGCAAAGCTGGCCTTGAGCAACTCGTCTTTGCCGATGGGCGAGAACCGCTGGTACTTGGCGGTGAACATGCAGGCCTGCATTTGATCCAGACCGTCCGTGATGAGGCGCACCGTTTTGCGATCACGGGCATGCGTGCCCGCCGAGCCAAGACCCGGATCGGATCGCGACTGGACGATATCCCCGGAATCGGGCCGACTCGCCGCAAGAAGCTGATCGAAACCTTCGGCGGTCTTGCTGGCGTCAAGAACGCAACGGTCGAAGATTTGTGCCGCGTGGCGGGCGTGAATCGAAAACTCGCTGAAGCGATCTACAATGCGCTACGCGACTGA
- the nagZ gene encoding beta-N-acetylhexosaminidase, with protein MSPLQIPLGPVMCDVAAYSLTDAERERLKHPLVGGVILFARNFESPEQLTALTQEIHALRSPALIIAVDHEGGRVQRFRSGFTRLPPMRALGAAWTLDHVRGLELARHTGYVLAAELRAHGVDLSFTPVLDLDYGRSAVVGDRAFSGDPAVAASLAQALVAGLREAGMGAVGKHFPGHGWAEADSHVAMPRDERSFDAIWEQDIAPYRHRLGRQLAGVMPAHVVYEQVDPEPAGFSRYWLQTILRERLGFDGVIFSDDLTMEGATLAGDIVARASAAHAAGCDMVLVCNRPDLANDLLAKWQPQVSARSAARIDALRPATAIDPFALAVEARYVDAQRAVSDLVASLT; from the coding sequence ATGAGTCCGCTGCAAATACCTCTCGGCCCGGTGATGTGCGATGTCGCCGCGTATTCGCTGACCGACGCTGAGCGCGAACGCCTCAAGCATCCGCTCGTCGGTGGTGTGATCCTCTTCGCGCGCAACTTCGAGTCGCCCGAGCAACTCACGGCGTTGACCCAGGAAATCCACGCGCTGCGCTCTCCGGCCTTGATCATCGCGGTCGATCACGAGGGTGGTCGTGTCCAGCGCTTCCGGAGTGGCTTTACCCGCTTGCCCCCGATGCGCGCACTGGGCGCGGCCTGGACGCTCGATCACGTGCGTGGCCTAGAGCTCGCGCGCCATACCGGCTACGTGCTGGCCGCGGAGTTGCGTGCCCACGGCGTCGATCTGAGTTTTACACCCGTGCTCGACCTTGACTACGGCCGCAGCGCGGTGGTCGGCGATCGCGCATTCTCAGGCGATCCGGCTGTTGCCGCGTCGCTCGCGCAGGCCCTTGTCGCCGGCTTGCGCGAGGCCGGCATGGGGGCGGTCGGCAAGCACTTCCCCGGCCACGGCTGGGCCGAAGCGGACTCGCATGTCGCGATGCCTCGCGACGAACGCAGCTTCGATGCCATCTGGGAGCAGGACATCGCGCCCTACCGTCATCGCCTGGGCCGCCAATTGGCCGGCGTGATGCCAGCCCACGTGGTGTATGAACAGGTCGACCCGGAGCCGGCTGGGTTCTCGCGCTACTGGCTGCAGACCATCTTGCGCGAGCGGCTCGGATTCGATGGCGTGATTTTTTCGGACGATCTGACGATGGAAGGGGCGACCCTGGCCGGCGATATTGTTGCTCGCGCATCCGCCGCACACGCGGCGGGCTGCGACATGGTCCTCGTCTGCAATCGGCCAGATCTGGCGAACGATTTGCTCGCCAAGTGGCAACCGCAGGTGTCCGCGCGCAGTGCGGCGCGCATCGATGCCTTGCGGCCCGCGACGGCGATCGATCCGTTCGCACTGGCGGTCGAGGCCCGCTATGTCGATGCGCAGCGCGCGGTCAGTGACCTCGTCGCAAGTCTGACGTGA
- the acpS gene encoding holo-ACP synthase, translating into MIAGIGTDIVSIARVRASLDRHGEAFAERILAPQELLEFRSVRDGARFLAKRFAAKEAFAKAFGTGLRAPATLHAIAVAHDELGKPVYVFDAALEGAMHARAWAAHLSISDEKDNVVAFALIERDA; encoded by the coding sequence ATGATCGCTGGTATCGGCACCGACATCGTGTCGATCGCGCGGGTTCGAGCCTCGCTCGATCGACACGGCGAGGCGTTTGCCGAGCGCATCCTCGCGCCGCAAGAGCTGCTGGAGTTTCGTTCGGTACGAGACGGTGCTCGCTTTCTCGCCAAGCGTTTTGCTGCGAAGGAGGCTTTCGCCAAAGCCTTCGGCACCGGCTTGCGAGCACCTGCCACCCTGCATGCGATCGCAGTCGCCCATGACGAACTCGGCAAGCCGGTTTATGTCTTTGATGCGGCGCTCGAGGGGGCGATGCACGCGCGAGCATGGGCGGCGCATCTTTCTATCAGTGACGAGAAGGACAACGTCGTCGCATTTGCGCTGATCGAGCGCGATGCTTGA
- a CDS encoding pyridoxine 5'-phosphate synthase: protein MIELGVNIDHIATLRQARRTYEPDPVWGAVEAHLGGADGITVHLREDRRHIQDEDVRRLRELTHIKLNLEMAATDEMVAIACRLKPEMAMLVPEGRQEVTTEGGLDIVANEARIRECIARLADAGIQSSVFIDAELAQVEAAARVGARVCEIHTGPYAEAFHKKGRDARSPAVLAEIEKIRAAGAAIIGHGMRFNAGHALNYFNVQPVAALPGIRELHIGHAIVSRAVFVGLREAVGEMKRLMRESAASPHLYG from the coding sequence GTGATCGAACTCGGCGTCAACATTGACCATATCGCCACCCTGCGCCAAGCGCGCCGGACCTATGAACCGGACCCGGTATGGGGGGCGGTGGAAGCTCACCTGGGCGGCGCTGACGGAATTACGGTGCATTTGCGCGAAGACCGTCGTCACATTCAGGACGAGGACGTACGCCGTTTGCGCGAACTGACTCACATCAAGCTGAATCTTGAGATGGCCGCGACCGACGAAATGGTCGCAATCGCCTGCCGGCTCAAGCCCGAGATGGCTATGTTGGTTCCGGAGGGGCGCCAAGAGGTGACCACCGAGGGTGGCCTCGACATCGTCGCCAACGAGGCGCGTATTCGCGAGTGCATTGCGCGACTCGCCGACGCCGGGATCCAGTCCAGCGTTTTCATCGACGCTGAGCTGGCGCAGGTGGAAGCCGCCGCGCGAGTTGGCGCGCGGGTGTGCGAGATCCACACAGGCCCTTACGCGGAGGCCTTCCACAAAAAGGGCCGCGATGCGCGCAGTCCGGCCGTATTGGCTGAGATCGAGAAGATTCGTGCCGCGGGCGCCGCCATCATCGGTCATGGGATGCGCTTCAATGCCGGCCATGCGCTGAACTATTTCAATGTCCAGCCCGTCGCCGCACTGCCCGGGATTCGTGAATTACACATCGGCCACGCAATCGTGAGCCGTGCGGTATTCGTTGGCTTGCGCGAGGCGGTCGGCGAGATGAAGCGTCTGATGCGCGAATCTGCCGCGTCACCCCATCTGTACGGCTGA